In one Streptomyces sp. T12 genomic region, the following are encoded:
- a CDS encoding UDP-N-acetylmuramate dehydrogenase translates to MQELHDAPLAPLTTFRLGGPATRLVIATTDAEVIDIVREADASGTPLLLIGGGSNLVIGDKGFAGTALVIATKGVELDGTALELAAGEVWTDAVARTVEAGLAGIECLAGIPGSAGATPIQNVGAYGQEVSSTITEVIAYDRRAGETVVIPNAECAFSYRHSRFKSDPERYVVLRVRFQLEDADGLSAPLKYAETARALGVEAGDRVPLAAARETVLKLRTGKGMVLDPEDHDTWSAGSFFTNPILTDEQFAAFHARVCERLGDGVEPPAYPAGEGHAKTSAAWLIDKAGFTKGYGTGPARISTKHTLALTNRGGATTEDLLALAREVVAGVRETFGITLVNEPVTVGVSL, encoded by the coding sequence GTGCAGGAACTCCACGACGCCCCTCTCGCCCCCCTCACCACCTTCCGGCTGGGCGGCCCCGCCACCCGCCTGGTCATCGCCACGACCGACGCCGAGGTGATCGACATCGTGCGCGAAGCCGATGCCAGTGGCACCCCGCTGCTGCTCATCGGCGGCGGATCGAACCTGGTCATCGGGGACAAGGGCTTCGCGGGCACCGCGCTGGTCATCGCCACCAAGGGCGTCGAGCTGGACGGCACCGCGCTCGAACTGGCGGCCGGCGAGGTGTGGACAGACGCCGTCGCCCGCACCGTCGAGGCCGGGCTCGCCGGGATCGAGTGCCTCGCCGGAATCCCCGGCTCCGCAGGCGCCACGCCGATCCAGAACGTCGGCGCGTACGGCCAGGAGGTCTCCTCGACGATCACCGAGGTGATCGCGTACGACCGCCGGGCGGGCGAGACCGTCGTCATCCCGAACGCCGAGTGCGCCTTCTCCTACCGCCACAGCCGCTTCAAGTCCGACCCCGAGCGCTACGTCGTCCTGCGCGTCCGCTTCCAGCTGGAGGACGCGGACGGGCTCTCCGCCCCCCTCAAGTACGCGGAGACGGCCCGCGCCCTGGGCGTCGAAGCCGGCGACCGCGTGCCGCTGGCCGCCGCGCGCGAGACGGTGCTGAAGCTGCGTACCGGCAAGGGCATGGTCCTGGACCCCGAGGACCACGACACCTGGTCGGCCGGATCCTTCTTCACCAACCCGATCCTCACCGACGAGCAGTTCGCCGCGTTCCACGCACGCGTGTGTGAACGCCTCGGCGACGGCGTGGAGCCGCCCGCGTACCCGGCGGGGGAGGGGCACGCCAAGACCTCCGCGGCCTGGCTCATCGACAAGGCGGGCTTCACCAAGGGGTACGGCACCGGCCCCGCCCGCATCTCCACCAAGCACACCCTCGCCCTCACCAACCGGGGCGGAGCGACCACCGAGGACCTCCTCGCGCTCGCCCGCGAGGTCGTGGCCGGCGTCCGTGAGACCTTCGGCATCACGCTGGTCAACGAGCCGGTGACGGTCGGCGTGAGCCTGTAG
- a CDS encoding NAD(P)-dependent oxidoreductase, producing the protein MKLTVFGATGGTGKEIVRQALDAGHQVTAVVRDPARFTVTGEQLEVFRADLADPQALRPAVAGRDAVLSGLGARSRKDAGVAARLTRTVLGALEAEEVRRLVVVSAAPVGPEPEGDGFLDRTMRGIVSAVLKDIYADLREMEAELARSATDWTAVRPPRLQDKPLTGTYRRVVGGFPRRGRFLARADVAHAMLDAIGDRATVKQGVGVAY; encoded by the coding sequence ATGAAACTCACCGTCTTCGGCGCCACCGGAGGCACGGGCAAGGAGATCGTCCGCCAAGCCCTGGACGCAGGGCACCAGGTCACGGCAGTGGTGCGGGATCCGGCGCGGTTCACCGTGACCGGCGAGCAGTTGGAGGTGTTCCGCGCCGACCTGGCCGATCCGCAGGCCCTGCGCCCCGCCGTCGCCGGCCGGGACGCGGTGCTGTCCGGCCTCGGTGCCCGCAGCCGCAAGGACGCCGGGGTCGCGGCGCGCCTGACGCGTACAGTGCTCGGCGCCCTGGAGGCGGAGGAGGTGCGGCGGCTGGTCGTGGTGAGCGCGGCGCCGGTCGGTCCCGAGCCGGAGGGCGACGGGTTCCTCGACCGGACGATGCGCGGCATCGTCTCCGCGGTCCTCAAGGACATCTACGCCGACCTGCGGGAGATGGAGGCCGAGCTGGCCCGCAGCGCCACGGACTGGACGGCCGTGCGGCCGCCGCGCCTGCAGGACAAGCCGCTCACCGGCACGTACCGGAGGGTGGTGGGCGGCTTTCCACGCAGGGGCCGCTTCCTGGCGCGTGCCGATGTGGCGCACGCGATGCTGGACGCGATCGGGGACCGGGCCACGGTGAAGCAGGGCGTGGGCGTCGCCTATTGA
- a CDS encoding TetR/AcrR family transcriptional regulator: MENRPTRVRLLDAAHDLMLTVGLARATTKEIARAAGCSEAALYKHFESKEELFIRVLTERLPPLRPLLSSLAAEPGRHPLEENLTEIARQAALFYEQSFPIAASLYAQTQLKQRHDDVMRQMGSGPHVPIQELDTYLRAEQELGRVSTGTDTFAAASLLMGACAQRAFAYDATKEAVRPPVDEFAARLARTLLAGIAD; encoded by the coding sequence ATGGAGAACCGACCGACCCGCGTTCGCCTGCTCGATGCCGCGCACGACCTGATGCTCACGGTCGGCCTGGCGCGGGCCACGACGAAGGAGATCGCGCGGGCGGCCGGGTGTTCCGAGGCGGCGCTGTACAAGCACTTCGAGAGCAAGGAGGAGCTGTTCATCCGGGTGCTCACCGAGCGGCTGCCCCCGCTCCGCCCGTTGCTCAGCAGCCTCGCCGCCGAGCCGGGCAGGCACCCCCTGGAGGAGAACCTCACCGAGATCGCCCGCCAGGCGGCGCTGTTCTACGAACAGAGCTTCCCGATCGCCGCGTCGCTGTATGCGCAGACCCAGCTCAAACAGCGGCACGACGACGTCATGCGGCAGATGGGGTCGGGACCGCACGTGCCGATCCAGGAGCTCGACACGTATCTGCGGGCCGAGCAGGAGCTGGGGCGGGTCAGTACGGGCACGGACACGTTCGCGGCGGCGTCGCTGCTGATGGGAGCCTGCGCGCAGCGGGCGTTCGCCTATGACGCGACGAAGGAGGCGGTACGGCCGCCGGTGGACGAGTTCGCCGCCCGGCTGGCCCGTACGCTGCTGGCCGGTATCGCCGACTGA
- a CDS encoding adenosine deaminase, whose translation MERVRDVSELPKAHLHLHFTGSMRPATLLELADKYGVRLPEALSDALTSGESPKLRATDERGWFRFQRLYDAARSCLRQPEDIQRLVREAAEEDLKDGSGWLEIQVDPTSYAPRLGGLISALEIILDAVETASRDTGVGMRVLVAANRMKHPLDARTLARLAVRYADRGVVGFGLSNDERRGMARDFDRAFHIAREGGLLSAPHGGELTGPSSVRDCLDDLDANRIGHGVRAAEDPRLLKRLADRGVTCEVCPASNVALGVYEKPEDVPLRTLYEAGVPMALGADDPLLFGSRLAAQYDIARHHHAFTDEELAELARQSVRASAAPEEVKAKLLAGVDDWLA comes from the coding sequence ATGGAGCGTGTACGTGATGTCTCTGAGCTGCCGAAAGCCCATCTGCACCTGCACTTCACCGGCTCGATGCGGCCGGCGACCCTGCTGGAGCTGGCCGACAAGTACGGCGTGCGTCTGCCCGAGGCGCTGAGCGACGCGCTGACCAGCGGGGAGTCGCCGAAGCTGCGGGCGACGGACGAGCGGGGCTGGTTCCGTTTCCAGCGCCTGTACGACGCGGCGCGCTCGTGCCTGCGGCAGCCGGAGGACATCCAGCGGCTGGTCAGGGAGGCCGCGGAGGAGGATCTGAAGGACGGCTCCGGCTGGCTGGAGATCCAGGTCGACCCCACCTCGTACGCGCCCCGGCTGGGCGGTCTGATCTCGGCGCTGGAGATCATCCTGGACGCGGTGGAGACGGCGTCGCGGGACACGGGTGTCGGAATGCGTGTCCTGGTCGCCGCGAACCGTATGAAGCACCCCCTGGACGCCCGCACGCTGGCGCGACTCGCGGTGCGGTACGCCGACCGGGGCGTGGTCGGATTCGGGCTGTCGAACGACGAACGCCGGGGTATGGCGCGGGACTTCGACCGTGCCTTCCACATCGCCCGCGAGGGCGGCCTGCTGTCGGCCCCGCACGGCGGCGAACTGACTGGCCCGTCCTCGGTCCGTGACTGCCTGGACGACCTGGACGCGAACCGGATCGGCCACGGGGTGCGGGCGGCCGAGGACCCGCGACTGCTCAAGCGCCTCGCCGACCGGGGCGTGACGTGCGAGGTGTGTCCCGCGTCGAACGTCGCCCTCGGTGTCTACGAGAAGCCCGAGGACGTCCCGCTGCGGACGCTGTACGAGGCCGGCGTCCCGATGGCCCTCGGCGCCGACGACCCGCTGCTCTTCGGCTCCCGCCTCGCCGCCCAGTACGACATCGCCCGCCACCACCACGCCTTCACGGACGAGGAACTGGCGGAACTGGCCCGGCAGTCGGTTCGGGCTTCCGCGGCGCCGGAGGAGGTGAAGGCAAAGCTGTTGGCGGGGGTGGACGACTGGCTCGCCTAG
- a CDS encoding pyridoxal phosphate-dependent aminotransferase — protein MSAATPPTERRVSARVGAISESATLAVDAKAKALKAAGRPVIGFGAGEPDFPTPDYIVEAAIEACKNPKYHRYTPAGGLPELKAAIAAKTLRDSGYEPDVSQILVTNGGKQAIYEAFAAILDPGDEVIVPAPYWTTYPESIRLAGGVPVEVVADETTGYRVSVEQLEAARTEKTKVVLFVSPSNPTGAVYSEAETEAIGRWAVEHGLWVMTDEIYEHLVYGDAVSVSLPAVLPELRDKCIVVNGVAKTYAMTGWRVGWIIGPKDVVKAATNLQSHATSNVSNVAQVAALAAVSGDLDAVAKMREAFDRRRKTIVRMLNEIDGVVCPEPEGAFYAYPSVKALIGKEIRGKRPQDSVELAALILEEAEVAVVPGEAFGTPGYLRLSYALGDEDLVEGVSRIQKLLAEARD, from the coding sequence ATGAGCGCTGCAACCCCTCCCACCGAGCGCCGGGTCTCCGCCCGAGTCGGCGCGATCTCCGAGTCCGCCACCCTCGCCGTGGACGCCAAGGCCAAGGCCCTCAAGGCCGCCGGGCGTCCGGTGATCGGCTTCGGCGCCGGCGAGCCCGACTTCCCGACCCCGGACTACATCGTCGAGGCCGCCATCGAGGCCTGCAAGAACCCGAAGTACCACCGCTACACGCCGGCCGGCGGTCTGCCCGAGCTGAAGGCCGCGATCGCCGCGAAGACGCTGCGCGACTCCGGCTACGAGCCCGACGTCTCGCAGATCCTGGTCACCAACGGCGGCAAGCAGGCCATCTACGAGGCCTTCGCCGCGATCCTCGACCCGGGCGACGAGGTCATCGTCCCGGCCCCGTACTGGACGACGTACCCGGAGTCGATCCGTCTCGCGGGCGGTGTCCCGGTCGAGGTCGTCGCCGACGAGACGACCGGCTACCGCGTCTCGGTCGAGCAGCTGGAGGCGGCCCGTACGGAGAAGACGAAGGTCGTCCTGTTCGTCTCCCCGTCGAACCCGACCGGCGCGGTCTACAGCGAGGCCGAGACCGAGGCGATCGGCCGCTGGGCCGTCGAGCACGGCCTGTGGGTGATGACGGACGAGATCTACGAGCACCTGGTCTACGGCGACGCGGTGTCCGTGTCGCTGCCCGCGGTCCTGCCGGAGCTGCGCGACAAGTGCATCGTGGTCAACGGTGTCGCCAAGACGTACGCCATGACGGGCTGGCGGGTCGGCTGGATCATCGGCCCCAAGGACGTGGTGAAGGCCGCGACCAACCTCCAGTCGCACGCCACGTCGAACGTCTCGAACGTGGCCCAGGTGGCCGCTCTCGCCGCCGTCTCGGGCGACCTGGACGCGGTCGCGAAGATGCGCGAGGCCTTCGACCGCCGCCGCAAGACGATCGTGCGGATGCTCAACGAGATCGACGGCGTGGTCTGCCCGGAGCCCGAAGGCGCCTTCTACGCCTACCCCTCGGTGAAGGCCCTGATCGGGAAGGAGATCCGCGGCAAGCGTCCGCAGGACTCGGTCGAGCTGGCCGCGCTCATCCTGGAAGAGGCCGAGGTCGCGGTGGTGCCGGGCGAGGCCTTCGGCACCCCGGGCTATCTGCGGCTGTCGTACGCGCTCGGTGACGAGGACCTCGTCGAGGGCGTGAGCCGGATCCAGAAGCTGCTGGCGGAGGCCAGGGACTGA
- the secE gene encoding preprotein translocase subunit SecE has protein sequence MTDAVGSIDMPDAQDEAPESKKKARKGGKRAKKGPLKRLALFYRQIVAELRKVVWPTRNQLTTYTTVVILFVVIMIGLVTVIDYGLDHAAKYVFG, from the coding sequence GTGACGGACGCCGTGGGCTCCATCGACATGCCTGATGCCCAGGACGAGGCGCCGGAGTCCAAGAAGAAGGCCCGAAAGGGTGGCAAGCGCGCCAAGAAGGGCCCGCTGAAGCGACTCGCGCTCTTCTACCGCCAGATCGTCGCGGAACTCCGCAAGGTCGTCTGGCCGACGCGCAATCAGTTGACGACGTACACCACTGTGGTGATCCTCTTCGTCGTCATCATGATCGGTCTGGTGACCGTGATTGACTATGGGCTCGACCACGCCGCCAAGTACGTCTTCGGCTGA
- the nusG gene encoding transcription termination/antitermination protein NusG, with translation MSDQNLNDAIEPHGQEVESVEDELDIVEGADEDLDEVEAADAEAGEPAEEAALHVEDEAAVEAEAEAADEDEAEEEPAEPVDPVVALREELRTLPGEWYVIHTYAGYENRVKTNLEQRAVSLNVEDYIFQAEVPQEEVVQIKNGDRKTIKQNKLPGYVLVRMDLTNESWGVVRNTPGVTGFVGNAYDPYPLTLDEIVKMLAPEAEEKAAREAAEAEGKPAPQRKVEVQVLDFEVGDSVTVTDGPFATLQATINEINADSKKVKGLVEIFGRETPVELSFDQIQKN, from the coding sequence GTGTCTGACCAGAACCTGAACGACGCCATCGAGCCACACGGGCAGGAAGTCGAGTCCGTGGAAGACGAGCTCGACATCGTCGAGGGCGCTGACGAGGACCTGGACGAGGTCGAGGCTGCCGACGCCGAGGCGGGCGAGCCTGCCGAGGAAGCCGCGCTGCACGTCGAGGACGAGGCTGCCGTCGAGGCCGAGGCCGAGGCCGCCGACGAGGACGAGGCCGAGGAAGAGCCCGCCGAGCCCGTCGACCCCGTCGTCGCCCTGCGCGAGGAACTCCGCACCCTGCCCGGCGAGTGGTACGTCATCCACACCTACGCCGGTTACGAGAACCGCGTGAAGACCAACCTCGAGCAGCGCGCCGTCTCGCTGAACGTCGAGGACTACATCTTCCAGGCCGAGGTGCCGCAGGAAGAGGTCGTCCAGATCAAGAACGGCGACCGCAAGACGATCAAGCAGAACAAGCTGCCGGGTTACGTCCTGGTCCGTATGGACCTGACCAACGAGTCCTGGGGCGTCGTCCGCAACACCCCGGGCGTCACCGGCTTCGTGGGCAACGCCTACGACCCGTACCCGCTGACCCTGGACGAGATCGTCAAGATGCTCGCCCCGGAGGCCGAGGAGAAGGCCGCCCGCGAGGCCGCCGAGGCCGAGGGCAAGCCCGCTCCGCAGCGCAAGGTCGAGGTCCAGGTGCTGGACTTCGAGGTCGGCGACTCGGTCACCGTCACCGACGGCCCGTTCGCCACGCTGCAGGCCACGATCAACGAGATCAACGCCGACTCGAAGAAGGTCAAGGGCCTGGTGGAGATCTTCGGCCGCGAGACGCCGGTCGAGCTCTCCTTCGACCAGATCCAGAAGAACTAG
- the rplK gene encoding 50S ribosomal protein L11, which produces MPPKKKKVTGLIKLQIQAGAANPAPPVGPALGQHGVNIMEFCKAYNAATESQRGWVIPVEITVYEDRSFTFITKTPPAAKMILKAAGVEKGSGEPHKTKVAKITEAQVREIATTKMPDLNANDLDAAAKIIAGTARSMGITVEG; this is translated from the coding sequence ATGCCTCCCAAGAAGAAGAAGGTCACGGGGCTTATCAAGCTCCAGATCCAGGCCGGTGCCGCCAACCCGGCTCCGCCGGTCGGCCCCGCGCTGGGTCAGCACGGCGTGAACATCATGGAGTTCTGCAAGGCCTACAACGCCGCGACCGAGTCGCAGCGCGGTTGGGTCATCCCGGTGGAGATCACGGTCTACGAGGACCGTTCCTTCACCTTCATCACCAAGACGCCGCCGGCCGCCAAGATGATCCTCAAGGCCGCGGGCGTGGAGAAGGGCTCCGGCGAGCCGCACAAGACCAAGGTCGCCAAGATCACCGAGGCGCAGGTCCGCGAGATCGCCACCACCAAGATGCCCGACCTCAACGCCAACGACCTGGACGCCGCCGCGAAGATCATCGCCGGCACCGCCCGTTCCATGGGCATCACGGTCGAGGGCTGA
- the rplA gene encoding 50S ribosomal protein L1, which produces MSKRSKTLRAADAKIDREKLYAPLEAVRLAKETSTSKFDGTVEVAFRLGVDPRKADQMVRGTVNLPHGTGKTARVLVFATGDRAAAAEAAGADIVGSDELIDEVSKGRLDFDAVVATPDLMGKVGRLGRVLGPRGLMPNPKTGTVTPDVAKAVTEIKGGKIEFRVDKHSNLHFIIGKVSFDDTKLVENYGAALEEILRLKPSAAKGRYIKKAAISTTIGPGILVDPNRTRNLLVEEDPAAV; this is translated from the coding sequence GTGAGCAAGCGCAGCAAGACTCTCCGCGCTGCGGACGCGAAGATCGACCGGGAGAAGCTCTACGCCCCGCTCGAGGCCGTCCGTCTTGCCAAGGAGACGTCCACGTCCAAGTTCGACGGCACCGTCGAGGTCGCCTTCCGTCTGGGTGTTGACCCGCGTAAGGCCGACCAGATGGTCCGTGGCACCGTGAACCTTCCGCACGGCACCGGTAAGACCGCCCGGGTCCTGGTCTTCGCGACCGGTGACCGTGCTGCGGCCGCGGAGGCTGCGGGCGCCGACATCGTCGGCTCCGACGAACTGATCGACGAGGTCTCGAAGGGCCGCCTGGACTTCGACGCCGTCGTCGCCACGCCGGACCTCATGGGCAAGGTCGGCCGCCTCGGCCGCGTGCTCGGTCCGCGTGGTCTGATGCCGAACCCGAAGACCGGCACCGTGACCCCGGACGTGGCCAAGGCCGTGACCGAGATCAAGGGCGGCAAGATCGAGTTCCGCGTCGACAAGCACTCGAACCTGCACTTCATCATCGGCAAGGTGTCGTTCGACGACACCAAGCTGGTGGAGAACTACGGCGCCGCGCTGGAGGAGATCCTCCGTCTGAAGCCGTCCGCCGCCAAGGGTCGCTACATCAAGAAGGCCGCGATCAGCACCACGATCGGCCCCGGCATCCTGGTCGACCCGAACCGCACCCGCAACCTCCTCGTCGAGGAGGACCCGGCCGCGGTCTGA
- the rplJ gene encoding 50S ribosomal protein L10: protein MARPDKAAAVAELTEQFRNSNAAVLTEYRGLTVAQLKTLRRSLGENAQYAVVKNTLTKIAANEAGITTLDDLFNGPTAVAFVTGDPVESAKGLRDFAKDNPNLVIKGGVLEGKALSADEIKKLADLESREVLLSKLAGAFKAKQSQAASVFQALPSKLVRTVDALRAKQAEQGGAE from the coding sequence ATGGCGAGGCCCGACAAGGCTGCCGCAGTGGCCGAGTTGACGGAGCAGTTCCGCAACTCCAACGCTGCCGTGCTGACCGAGTACCGCGGTCTCACCGTGGCGCAGCTCAAGACGCTGCGTCGTTCGCTCGGTGAGAACGCCCAGTACGCCGTGGTGAAGAACACGCTGACCAAGATTGCGGCCAACGAGGCCGGGATCACGACGCTGGACGACCTGTTCAACGGTCCGACGGCTGTCGCCTTCGTCACCGGTGACCCGGTGGAGTCGGCGAAGGGTCTCCGTGACTTCGCCAAGGACAACCCGAATCTCGTCATCAAGGGCGGTGTCCTTGAGGGTAAGGCGCTGAGCGCCGACGAGATCAAGAAGCTTGCGGACCTCGAGTCCCGCGAGGTTCTGCTCAGCAAGCTGGCCGGTGCCTTCAAGGCGAAGCAGTCCCAGGCTGCCTCCGTCTTCCAGGCGCTGCCGTCGAAGCTCGTCCGCACGGTGGACGCGCTCCGCGCCAAGCAGGCCGAGCAGGGCGGTGCCGAGTAA
- the rplL gene encoding 50S ribosomal protein L7/L12, whose protein sequence is MAKLSQEDLLAQFEEMTLIELSEFVKAFEEKFDVTAAAAAPVVVAGGAAGGAAAEAEEEKDEFDVILTGAGDKKIQVIKVVRELTSLGLKEAKDLVDGAPKPVLEKVAKDAAEKAAESLKGAGASVEVK, encoded by the coding sequence ATGGCGAAGCTCAGCCAGGAAGACCTGCTCGCGCAGTTCGAGGAGATGACCCTCATCGAGCTCTCCGAGTTCGTGAAGGCCTTCGAGGAGAAGTTCGACGTCACCGCCGCCGCTGCCGCGCCGGTCGTCGTCGCCGGTGGTGCCGCTGGTGGCGCCGCCGCCGAGGCCGAGGAGGAGAAGGACGAGTTCGACGTCATCCTCACCGGCGCCGGCGACAAGAAGATCCAGGTCATCAAGGTCGTGCGTGAGCTGACCTCCCTGGGCCTGAAGGAGGCCAAGGACCTCGTGGACGGCGCCCCCAAGCCCGTTCTCGAGAAGGTCGCCAAGGACGCCGCCGAGAAGGCCGCCGAGTCCCTCAAGGGCGCCGGCGCCTCCGTCGAGGTCAAGTAA